In Aedes albopictus strain Foshan chromosome 3, AalbF5, whole genome shotgun sequence, the following are encoded in one genomic region:
- the LOC109411625 gene encoding uncharacterized protein LOC109411625, producing MLPSNQHQQHPSSQQQTVSQAEQQHLLNAVGMSTAYTTTSTSYSMSYPVVPGHHLNENNNLVMHPSYGKPAAHVAHQLPPASLITLQPVALDAHHPSLHHVSGLGQPQPSHTITSLSQPGGLGQQGMSSLGPHGPQQSSVGQMSVGMGGHSGSSMNDPNGNDDGRFLSRFRCGSRDPRSRLPSRVSA from the coding sequence ATGTTACCAAGCAATCAACACCAGCAGCACCCGTCGTCCCAGCAGCAGACGGTCTCCCAGGCCGAACAGCAGCACCTGCTCAACGCGGTGGGCATGAGCACCGCCTACACGACTACATCGACCAGCTACAGCATGAGCTACCCGGTGGTTCCCGGCCACCACTTGAACGAAAACAACAACCTGGTGATGCACCCGTCCTACGGAAAGCCGGCAGCCCACGTAGCGCACCAGCTTCCACCGGCATCGCTCATCACGCTGCAGCCGGTGGCCCTGGACGCGCACCATCCGTCGCTGCACCACGTGTCCGGACTGGGACAACCGCAGCCGTCGCACACGATCACATCACTGTCCCAGCCGGGTGGCCTCGGCCAACAGGGAATGTCCTCGCTGGGGCCGCACGGTCCACAGCAGTCTTCCGTGGGTCAGATGTCGGTCGGTATGGGTGGCCACTCCGGCTCCTCGATGAACGACCCAAACGGTAATGACGACGGTAGGTTCTTGTCCAGGTTTAGGTGCGGTTCCCGCGATCCTCGGTCCAGGTTACCCTCAAGGGTTTCTGCGTAA